From the Thermococcus sp. 18S1 genome, one window contains:
- a CDS encoding DUF763 domain-containing protein — MRNIADLPLHGGHVPAWLAQRMRKLTRLVLVLAVEEYGTKGLLERLSDPVWFQAFNNVIGMDWDSSGSTTVTAGMIKDALWREELGVKAAGGKGKKSRATPEELKTIAELYDLDPEPYVRTSRLVAKVDTVALQTGYQLYHHVFFLDEEGNWAVIQQGMNEKERMARRFHWFDAETFTLDPHKAISGLRREFALNTVSKESKEYQKTLLDVVQEKQGKIERELESLKAIAKGYRPLVYYKPRDVDEVSILRRYESLGRFELNKRALEFARELSVNNYEEFLLLKGLGPSTLRALSLVLELVYDVHPSWKDPVTHPPDPFKFTYAVGGKDRVPFPIDKPAYDELISFLEELVSRHPEETALVRNVTKITKNWKFPEGEKRAT; from the coding sequence ATGAGAAATATCGCCGACCTGCCCCTTCACGGCGGCCACGTTCCGGCGTGGCTGGCGCAGAGGATGAGGAAGCTCACCCGATTAGTGCTGGTTCTCGCAGTCGAGGAGTACGGCACCAAGGGACTCTTAGAGAGGCTCTCCGACCCGGTGTGGTTTCAGGCCTTCAACAACGTCATCGGGATGGACTGGGACTCCTCTGGCTCAACCACCGTGACAGCGGGCATGATAAAGGACGCCCTCTGGAGGGAGGAGCTGGGGGTTAAAGCTGCCGGAGGCAAGGGCAAGAAGAGCCGGGCAACACCGGAGGAGCTGAAAACCATAGCGGAACTCTACGACCTCGACCCCGAGCCCTACGTGAGGACATCACGGCTGGTCGCGAAGGTGGACACCGTCGCCCTACAGACCGGCTACCAACTCTACCACCACGTCTTCTTCCTCGATGAGGAGGGCAACTGGGCGGTGATACAGCAGGGCATGAACGAGAAGGAGAGGATGGCGAGGCGCTTCCACTGGTTCGACGCTGAGACCTTCACCCTCGACCCCCACAAGGCCATCTCCGGGCTCAGGAGAGAGTTCGCCCTCAACACTGTCTCGAAGGAGTCAAAGGAGTATCAGAAGACGCTCCTCGATGTGGTGCAGGAAAAGCAGGGGAAGATAGAGCGTGAGCTGGAGAGCCTGAAAGCCATAGCCAAGGGCTACCGTCCGCTCGTTTACTACAAGCCCCGCGACGTCGATGAGGTTTCCATCCTGCGGCGCTACGAGAGCCTCGGAAGGTTCGAGCTGAACAAGAGGGCTTTAGAGTTCGCTCGTGAGCTGAGCGTGAATAACTATGAGGAGTTCCTCCTCCTGAAGGGCCTCGGGCCGAGCACGCTTAGGGCCCTGTCGCTCGTTCTGGAGCTCGTCTACGACGTCCACCCGAGCTGGAAGGACCCGGTAACGCATCCGCCTGATCCCTTCAAGTTCACCTACGCCGTCGGCGGCAAGGACCGCGTTCCCTTCCCGATAGACAAGCCCGCCTACGATGAACTCATATCATTCCTTGAGGAGCTCGTCTCAAGGCACCCGGAGGAGACGGCCCTCGTGAGGAACGTGACGAAAATAACCAAAAACTGGAAGTTCCCGGAGGGGGAGAAGAGGGCGACGTAA
- a CDS encoding gas vesicle protein GvpD gives MDISKISTGIPGLDSMLHGGLIPGRVYLVKGAPGTGKTTLAMHFAMAGVANGENVLYVTLEEPAENLKVDMTRMGFNLRDPRFTLIDATPTAERYVLISDFFEEFAANIEKMADAIKRQFQERRYTRIVIDPITMLKMTATKEVDYRKAFLSFVKSMIRLKTTVLLTSELERTDIEEYLVNGVIELKVFEVGGRLSRGIRITKLRGSGFDDAIRQYEITDHGMVVYHDRMVSLP, from the coding sequence ATGGACATATCAAAAATCTCAACGGGAATCCCTGGACTGGACTCCATGCTTCATGGGGGGCTTATACCCGGCAGGGTCTATCTTGTCAAAGGGGCCCCTGGAACCGGTAAAACCACCCTAGCCATGCACTTTGCAATGGCGGGCGTCGCCAATGGTGAAAACGTCCTCTACGTTACTCTGGAGGAGCCCGCCGAGAACCTGAAGGTGGATATGACCCGTATGGGCTTCAACCTCCGCGATCCGCGGTTTACCCTCATCGATGCAACTCCCACGGCCGAGCGCTACGTGCTGATAAGCGACTTCTTTGAGGAGTTCGCGGCGAACATCGAGAAAATGGCGGACGCCATCAAACGCCAGTTCCAGGAGAGACGTTATACCAGGATAGTCATAGACCCCATCACAATGCTCAAGATGACCGCAACGAAAGAGGTGGACTACCGCAAGGCGTTCCTGAGCTTCGTTAAAAGCATGATACGGTTAAAAACCACAGTTCTGCTCACTTCCGAATTGGAAAGGACGGATATAGAGGAGTACCTTGTGAACGGGGTTATCGAGCTTAAAGTGTTTGAAGTGGGCGGCAGGCTCTCGAGGGGAATACGGATAACCAAGCTCAGGGGCAGTGGTTTCGACGATGCAATCCGGCAGTATGAGATAACTGACCACGGTATGGTCGTGTATCACGACCGTATGGTATCCCTGCCGTGA
- a CDS encoding thiamine-phosphate synthase family protein, translated as MLFSPPRPQSPEPCSRRAEKRPDVIYHLGDWGKEPMALIFGREAREVVERVKVLLSPSP; from the coding sequence ATCCTTTTTTCTCCTCCACGACCCCAATCGCCAGAACCTTGTTCTCGAAGGGCAGAAAAAAGGCCCGACGTAATATACCACCTCGGCGACTGGGGCAAGGAGCCGATGGCCCTAATCTTTGGAAGGGAGGCGCGGGAGGTAGTGGAGAGGGTCAAGGTTCTCCTTTCTCCCTCTCCTTGA
- the tgtA gene encoding tRNA guanosine(15) transglycosylase TgtA, translating into MVEFKFEVKARDAAGRIGKLTVNGKTIETPAIMPVINPKQLTVTPRELKEMGFGMVITNSYIIYKTPELREKALDVGIHRLLDYDGIIEVDSGSFQLMRYGGVDVTNREIIEFQERIGVDIGTFLDIPTPPDAPREKAEEDLRITLERAKEAEEVKNIAMNAAVQGSTYPDLRTYAARELSKMNFEIHPVGAVVPLMESYRYRDLVDVVIASKLGLRPDRPVHLFGAGHPMIFALAVAMGIDLFDSASYALYAKDDRYLTPEGTKRLEELEYFPCSCPVCSRYTPQELREMPKEERTRLLALHNLWVIREELSRVKQAIKEGTLWELVDERARSHPKMFAAYKRLLEYREYLEKNEPVTKASAFFKVSEEAMSWPIVQRAKERAERVAQKFPERVNHPIFGEIPKYLSLSYPFAQSEGEEDFTITKPAKGEVRGYIMAIAEYQFGEGAGEAFKDVFVELSRKTGMPRQIKAKGKHLATFRAEDGLLTLGIEGAKRLHEVLPFPRMRVVVNEDAEPFARKGKNVFAKFVVDADPEIRPYDEVLVVNENDELLATGQTLLNGEELKAFQGGLAVKVRRGVGK; encoded by the coding sequence ATGGTCGAGTTTAAGTTCGAGGTCAAGGCGAGAGATGCCGCCGGAAGGATAGGAAAGCTGACCGTTAACGGAAAAACGATAGAGACACCGGCGATAATGCCGGTCATCAACCCGAAGCAGCTGACAGTAACGCCGAGGGAACTCAAGGAGATGGGCTTTGGAATGGTGATCACCAACTCGTACATCATCTACAAGACGCCCGAACTCAGAGAGAAGGCCCTCGATGTGGGAATCCACAGGCTCCTCGACTACGATGGCATTATCGAGGTCGATTCCGGCTCTTTCCAGCTCATGCGCTACGGCGGCGTGGACGTTACGAACAGGGAGATAATCGAGTTCCAGGAGAGGATAGGTGTTGACATCGGCACCTTCCTCGACATTCCGACACCGCCTGACGCACCGAGAGAGAAGGCAGAGGAAGACCTCAGGATAACCCTTGAAAGGGCGAAGGAAGCCGAAGAGGTCAAGAACATCGCGATGAACGCCGCCGTTCAGGGTTCAACGTACCCGGATCTGAGAACCTATGCCGCGAGGGAGCTTAGCAAGATGAACTTTGAGATTCACCCGGTAGGGGCGGTCGTCCCCCTGATGGAGAGCTACCGCTACCGCGATTTGGTGGACGTTGTAATAGCCTCAAAGCTCGGTTTAAGACCGGACAGGCCTGTTCACCTCTTCGGTGCAGGACATCCGATGATTTTTGCTTTAGCGGTCGCGATGGGAATCGACCTCTTCGACTCGGCGAGCTATGCCCTCTACGCGAAGGACGACCGCTACCTGACGCCCGAGGGCACCAAGAGGCTCGAAGAGCTCGAGTACTTCCCCTGCTCCTGCCCGGTCTGCTCCCGCTACACTCCGCAGGAGCTCCGCGAGATGCCTAAGGAAGAGAGGACGAGGCTTCTGGCTCTGCACAACCTCTGGGTAATCCGCGAGGAGCTGAGCAGGGTCAAGCAGGCGATAAAGGAGGGAACCCTCTGGGAGCTCGTCGATGAGAGGGCTCGCTCCCACCCGAAGATGTTCGCCGCCTACAAGAGACTGCTGGAGTACCGGGAGTACCTTGAGAAGAACGAGCCGGTGACCAAGGCGAGTGCCTTCTTCAAGGTGAGCGAGGAAGCGATGAGCTGGCCGATCGTCCAGCGCGCTAAAGAGAGGGCCGAGCGTGTTGCTCAAAAGTTCCCGGAGAGGGTAAACCACCCAATCTTCGGCGAGATTCCGAAGTACCTGAGCCTCAGCTATCCCTTCGCCCAGAGCGAGGGCGAGGAAGACTTCACCATAACCAAGCCCGCCAAGGGAGAGGTGAGGGGCTACATCATGGCCATAGCGGAGTACCAGTTCGGAGAAGGCGCTGGAGAAGCCTTCAAGGATGTCTTTGTCGAACTTTCGAGGAAGACTGGCATGCCGAGGCAGATAAAGGCCAAAGGTAAACACCTCGCGACCTTCAGGGCTGAGGACGGCCTTCTGACCCTCGGCATAGAAGGTGCAAAGAGGCTCCACGAGGTTCTGCCGTTCCCGAGGATGCGCGTTGTGGTTAACGAAGATGCGGAGCCTTTCGCGAGGAAGGGCAAGAACGTCTTCGCCAAGTTTGTGGTCGATGCAGACCCGGAGATAAGGCCCTACGACGAGGTTTTGGTGGTGAACGAGAACGACGAGCTCCTCGCGACCGGTCAGACTCTCCTCAACGGCGAGGAGCTGAAGGCCTTCCAGGGCGGTCTGGCGGTGAAGGTGAGGAGGGGCGTCGGGAAGTAG
- a CDS encoding Holliday junction resolvase-like protein, with amino-acid sequence MRQDAVSKSRAVIMGQVAEHFIPYLPGFRYNPKDAKFLGKPIDFIVFDGMSEGNLRKIVFIEVKTEDIASYHKQKNRLKNCRTKRDLLGGSALYT; translated from the coding sequence ATCAGGCAAGATGCCGTAAGTAAGAGTAGGGCTGTGATAATGGGGCAAGTTGCCGAACACTTTATTCCGTACCTTCCAGGTTTCCGATATAATCCCAAAGACGCCAAGTTTCTTGGAAAACCTATAGATTTTATTGTATTCGATGGTATGAGTGAGGGAAATCTCAGGAAAATCGTCTTTATTGAGGTGAAAACAGAAGATATAGCAAGTTATCACAAACAGAAAAACAGGTTAAAAAATTGTAGAACAAAAAGAGATCTATTGGGAGGAAGTGCGTTATATACCTGA
- a CDS encoding prolyl oligopeptidase family serine peptidase, whose translation MEDPYIWMENLEDERVLKVVDEENKRFREFVGGLSDELFPEVWEYYSMPTLHAARLTEKGVIAMFKERERQVIRWLGGDVIIDSKRLEDELGDEVLLQGFTADGKGRFLAYSFSIGGADEGITRIIDLETGELIDEMKPSVWNVTFLEDGYYFSRFYRHGETPDGVKAPAVRLFWKNGNGEKMVFGEGLGSGYFLGLRKSTDGKWAMVTVTFGWNRADIYIGPIEEPEKWQKVYSAEVPVEPIDIINGRLYVLTREGTGRGKVIAVEGENITEVIPEDEFPLEWAVIADGKILAGRLVHASYRLEVYSLDGEKLEEITFDRLGSAYPTDADGKKVLIRYESFTVPYRLYEFNGGLNLLDGNEVGGEFTVSEDFAASKDGTKVHYFMVKGKRDEKKAWVFGYGGFNISLTPRFFPQAIPFIKRGGTFVMANLRGGSEYGEEWHRAGMRENKQNVFDDFIAVLGKLKAEGYRIAAWGRSNGGLLVSATLTQRPDVMDAALIGYPVIDMMRFHKLYIGSVWVPEYGNPDDPKDREFLLEYSPYHNVDPEKSYPPTLIYTGLHDDRVHPAHALKFFMKLREIAAPVYLRVETKSGHMGASPETRARELTDLAAFVIKTLGL comes from the coding sequence ATGGAAGACCCATACATCTGGATGGAGAACCTCGAAGATGAGCGCGTTTTAAAGGTGGTCGATGAGGAGAACAAGCGTTTTAGGGAGTTCGTCGGGGGACTGAGCGACGAGCTTTTCCCCGAGGTCTGGGAGTACTACTCGATGCCGACCCTCCACGCGGCGAGGCTCACTGAGAAGGGCGTCATAGCGATGTTCAAGGAGAGGGAGAGACAGGTGATCAGATGGCTCGGTGGGGATGTAATAATTGACTCAAAGAGGCTTGAGGATGAGCTTGGCGACGAGGTTCTGCTCCAGGGCTTCACAGCCGACGGAAAGGGAAGGTTCCTCGCCTACAGCTTCTCCATCGGAGGCGCCGACGAGGGGATAACGAGAATCATAGACCTTGAAACCGGAGAACTCATCGATGAGATGAAGCCCTCGGTCTGGAACGTCACATTCCTTGAGGACGGATACTACTTCTCCCGCTTCTACCGGCACGGTGAAACACCCGACGGCGTTAAGGCTCCAGCGGTGAGGCTCTTCTGGAAGAATGGGAACGGGGAGAAGATGGTCTTCGGCGAGGGCCTCGGCTCCGGCTACTTCCTTGGCCTAAGGAAGAGCACCGACGGAAAGTGGGCGATGGTGACGGTGACCTTTGGATGGAACAGGGCGGATATCTACATCGGCCCCATTGAAGAGCCAGAAAAATGGCAGAAAGTCTACTCTGCCGAAGTGCCCGTTGAGCCCATAGACATCATCAACGGCAGGCTCTACGTTCTCACCAGGGAAGGAACCGGCCGTGGAAAGGTGATTGCAGTAGAGGGTGAGAACATCACTGAAGTCATTCCCGAGGATGAGTTCCCCCTTGAATGGGCAGTTATCGCTGACGGCAAAATCCTCGCCGGCAGGCTCGTCCACGCGAGCTACCGCCTTGAGGTCTATTCTCTGGACGGTGAAAAGCTTGAGGAGATAACCTTTGACCGTCTGGGAAGCGCCTACCCGACGGACGCCGATGGAAAGAAAGTGCTCATAAGGTACGAGAGCTTCACGGTTCCGTACAGGCTCTACGAGTTCAACGGCGGGCTTAACCTCCTCGACGGAAATGAAGTCGGGGGTGAGTTCACGGTAAGTGAAGACTTTGCTGCCTCAAAGGACGGCACGAAGGTTCATTACTTCATGGTCAAAGGCAAGAGGGACGAAAAGAAGGCATGGGTCTTCGGCTACGGCGGCTTCAACATTTCACTGACTCCCCGCTTCTTCCCGCAGGCGATTCCGTTCATAAAGCGCGGCGGGACCTTTGTGATGGCCAATCTGCGCGGTGGTTCCGAATACGGCGAGGAGTGGCACAGGGCAGGGATGCGGGAGAACAAGCAGAACGTCTTCGACGACTTCATAGCCGTTCTCGGTAAGCTCAAGGCAGAGGGCTATCGGATTGCCGCCTGGGGCAGAAGCAACGGTGGACTTTTGGTTTCCGCCACACTAACCCAGCGGCCGGACGTCATGGACGCGGCACTGATAGGCTATCCCGTTATAGATATGATGCGCTTCCACAAGCTCTACATCGGCAGCGTCTGGGTTCCCGAGTACGGCAACCCCGACGATCCGAAGGACAGAGAGTTTCTGCTGGAGTACAGCCCTTACCACAACGTTGACCCTGAAAAGAGCTATCCCCCGACGCTCATCTACACGGGCCTCCACGACGACCGCGTGCATCCAGCACACGCCCTCAAGTTCTTCATGAAGCTGAGGGAGATAGCTGCGCCCGTTTATCTCCGCGTCGAGACGAAGAGCGGCCACATGGGGGCATCACCCGAAACCAGGGCGAGGGAGCTGACGGATCTGGCGGCCTTTGTGATTAAGACCTTGGGCCTTTAA
- a CDS encoding sodium:solute symporter — translation MVVAFILGGASWGATYGLGGIWYGFACGLGLLVLGLTLARPMRALALYTVPDVLEMRYRSKTIRLLAALLSLLALVGILGAQVWAASAIFEAIGLPGTAGAVLATLVFIVYTAFSGLWAVALTDFVQVIIGSVGIFVAVVLGLIKVGGINGLRGALEGIQGLPQPASSYFSLTSLGASLLALTLLATVMYTLIGQDFYQRLFAAKDEKTARRGAIYAGALLMALSFLPALAGMLAIALSGNPESIINSPKTAVPALVITVFGSGVGAIFVAAVLAAVMSTADSLLSAATSHVVRDLYASFINPKADEKKLLNLSVITTVAIGLLSLAAALTIQGIVELLIYSYDVYTSGVFIPLVLGIYWRRATKEGALAGMAAGSLTAVLGITGVVSFQYWEYIYVSGALVSAVVMVLVSLATRAEPLEGELEEAFSVRG, via the coding sequence ATGGTGGTGGCTTTCATCCTGGGCGGAGCTAGCTGGGGAGCAACGTATGGGTTAGGTGGAATTTGGTACGGCTTCGCCTGCGGCCTGGGGCTTCTGGTTCTCGGTCTGACCCTTGCAAGGCCCATGCGCGCGCTGGCACTTTACACCGTGCCGGACGTTCTGGAGATGCGCTATAGGAGCAAGACCATCCGTTTACTCGCCGCCCTGCTGTCGCTCCTGGCGCTCGTTGGCATACTGGGGGCACAGGTCTGGGCAGCCTCGGCGATCTTCGAGGCGATTGGACTGCCCGGCACGGCTGGAGCGGTGCTTGCGACGCTGGTCTTCATAGTCTACACCGCCTTTTCAGGACTGTGGGCGGTGGCGCTTACGGATTTCGTTCAGGTAATCATCGGAAGCGTTGGAATCTTCGTGGCCGTGGTTCTCGGCCTCATAAAGGTGGGGGGAATAAATGGTCTGAGGGGTGCACTGGAGGGCATCCAAGGCCTTCCCCAGCCGGCCTCAAGCTACTTCAGCCTCACCTCGCTGGGAGCATCTCTCCTGGCCCTGACGCTCCTGGCCACGGTAATGTACACCCTCATTGGCCAGGACTTTTATCAGAGGCTGTTCGCAGCGAAGGACGAGAAGACGGCAAGGAGGGGCGCGATATACGCCGGCGCTCTGCTCATGGCACTCTCTTTCCTGCCGGCGCTTGCTGGAATGCTCGCCATAGCCCTTTCAGGCAACCCGGAGTCAATAATAAACTCACCGAAGACCGCCGTGCCCGCGCTGGTCATTACAGTTTTCGGAAGCGGCGTGGGGGCGATCTTCGTGGCGGCCGTTCTGGCCGCGGTGATGAGCACAGCTGATTCCCTCCTATCCGCGGCAACATCCCACGTGGTGAGGGACCTCTACGCCAGCTTCATCAATCCCAAAGCCGACGAAAAGAAGCTGCTGAACCTTTCGGTGATAACCACCGTCGCCATCGGCCTGCTGTCCCTGGCAGCGGCGCTCACCATCCAGGGAATCGTGGAACTGCTGATATACTCCTACGATGTGTACACCTCGGGCGTCTTCATACCCCTCGTGCTCGGCATTTACTGGAGACGGGCCACTAAGGAGGGCGCTTTGGCGGGTATGGCAGCAGGTTCCCTGACCGCAGTGCTCGGAATAACCGGTGTCGTGTCCTTCCAGTACTGGGAGTACATCTACGTCAGCGGGGCACTGGTATCCGCCGTGGTGATGGTGCTCGTGAGCCTCGCCACCAGGGCAGAGCCGCTTGAGGGGGAGCTGGAGGAGGCATTTTCGGTTAGGGGCTGA
- a CDS encoding heparan-alpha-glucosaminide N-acetyltransferase, translating into MLGAEVYLKGRYWEVDLLRGIGITMMVVSNFVTDLWLFLGYAEHRTFWFSFAVATASIFVFTSGLSFWISYSRTVKRNPQPYMKYFRRFLKLFGLGMLITLVTSLLPGEMTIHFGILHFLGVATLLAVSFYRFGRKNVFLAFFFLFGRLLVNGLHDGLWLLPLGITPENYFAPDYFPIFPWFGVYLMGMVAGSVFYPEGTRKIDLSLPQSPVVHFITFAGRHTLVIYLLHQPVLVGLLRLIHGPIPGIPI; encoded by the coding sequence ATGCTCGGCGCCGAGGTGTACCTGAAGGGTCGGTACTGGGAGGTTGACCTCCTGCGCGGTATCGGAATAACGATGATGGTGGTCTCAAACTTTGTCACAGACCTCTGGCTCTTCCTGGGCTACGCCGAACACCGTACATTCTGGTTCTCCTTCGCGGTTGCCACCGCCTCGATATTCGTCTTCACATCGGGCCTCTCATTCTGGATAAGCTATTCCCGAACGGTAAAGAGAAACCCCCAACCGTACATGAAGTATTTCCGGCGCTTTCTCAAGCTCTTCGGCCTCGGTATGCTCATAACCCTCGTCACCTCCCTTCTCCCGGGCGAAATGACGATTCACTTTGGAATCCTCCACTTCCTCGGCGTGGCCACCCTGCTGGCGGTTTCTTTCTATCGCTTTGGTAGGAAGAACGTCTTTTTGGCCTTCTTTTTCCTCTTCGGCCGTCTCCTGGTGAACGGCCTCCACGACGGCCTCTGGCTCCTTCCCCTGGGCATCACGCCCGAGAACTACTTCGCCCCCGATTACTTCCCGATTTTTCCATGGTTTGGTGTGTACCTCATGGGAATGGTCGCCGGGAGCGTTTTCTATCCCGAAGGGACAAGAAAAATCGACCTTTCCCTGCCGCAGAGCCCCGTGGTCCACTTCATAACCTTCGCGGGCAGGCACACGCTGGTTATTTACCTCCTCCACCAGCCGGTTCTTGTGGGCCTGCTGAGGCTTATCCACGGCCCGATTCCCGGGATTCCCATATGA
- a CDS encoding inorganic phosphate transporter → MITALFMAWAIGANDSAKAVGTAVGSGVLGFKRAVLLIGIFTTLGVFLGGSGVSGTVSGLAEGMSAGEVGLVLFSAASAVTLASLWGRPISTTQSIIGGLVGASLALGLPVDWWTVGRIASAWVLSPIVAALFAVAVYRLYKPLLRRIKCLRNLELTQKWLVFTAAAFSAFNLGANELSNVAGLMEGLGIDGPFKLLLALILTLGALTFSYDVMMTVGRDISPLGPTSAFSSQFGASLAVSSANLIGLPVSSGQAIVGAISGLGLYKGERVNLKLLVGIVKGWVIAPVFAGAISYVLITFLA, encoded by the coding sequence ATGATAACGGCGCTCTTCATGGCGTGGGCGATAGGCGCAAACGACAGTGCAAAGGCCGTCGGAACGGCCGTTGGTTCGGGCGTACTGGGCTTCAAGAGAGCCGTGCTCCTCATAGGGATATTCACCACTCTGGGCGTTTTTCTTGGAGGTTCCGGCGTTTCCGGAACGGTCTCCGGGCTAGCCGAGGGTATGTCTGCTGGCGAGGTCGGGCTCGTCCTCTTCAGCGCCGCCTCTGCAGTAACCCTAGCGAGCCTCTGGGGAAGACCAATCTCAACGACCCAGTCCATAATAGGCGGTCTCGTCGGGGCTTCCCTCGCCCTCGGACTGCCGGTTGACTGGTGGACGGTTGGCAGAATAGCATCGGCGTGGGTTCTCTCACCGATCGTCGCCGCTCTCTTCGCGGTGGCTGTCTACAGGCTCTACAAGCCCCTGCTGAGAAGGATAAAGTGTCTGCGGAACCTCGAGCTGACCCAGAAGTGGCTCGTCTTCACCGCGGCGGCATTTTCGGCCTTCAATCTCGGCGCCAACGAGCTCTCCAACGTCGCCGGGCTGATGGAAGGCCTCGGAATAGACGGTCCGTTTAAGCTCCTCCTGGCGCTTATCCTAACCCTGGGAGCGCTGACCTTCAGCTACGACGTGATGATGACGGTTGGAAGGGACATCTCACCCCTCGGGCCAACCTCGGCCTTTTCGAGCCAGTTCGGGGCATCTCTGGCCGTCAGCTCGGCCAACCTGATAGGCCTTCCCGTCAGCTCGGGTCAGGCCATAGTTGGAGCCATAAGTGGTCTGGGCCTTTACAAGGGCGAGCGCGTGAACCTCAAACTCCTCGTGGGAATCGTGAAGGGCTGGGTAATCGCGCCGGTTTTTGCGGGTGCGATATCCTACGTTCTCATAACGTTTCTGGCTTAG
- a CDS encoding glycosyltransferase family 2 protein, with amino-acid sequence MNPLLLGLVVIFLWDGYFFFNYIISLFKNYRIREWKPRVSIIIPAYNEGRRVLNAIESALAQDYPHFEVIVVDDGSEDDTFEVASSVKNARLKVYRVEHGGKARALNFGLSKASGEVIVTTDADSRLEPDAVKELVGRFYSDEVLGVGGQVRVAGGSFLEMAQDAEHLRIAMFRRAKELGDLSLAPGPIAAFRREALERIGGFVEDIVEDYATTKAVKEFGKVVYAPRARVWTKMPKSLAVLWRQRKRWFLGDLKNLGGGFTKDLTFLLLSDVVALLDVIVPPLLLLTGWFELFALWWFFETFTMLLPTLFEGGRLINALLFPVIVWFWAAFYLTLHIYGYLSVLLRKV; translated from the coding sequence ATGAACCCGCTCCTCCTCGGTCTCGTCGTTATCTTCCTCTGGGACGGCTACTTTTTCTTCAATTACATAATTAGCCTTTTCAAGAATTACAGAATTCGGGAATGGAAGCCCAGGGTCTCCATAATAATCCCCGCCTACAACGAGGGGAGGAGGGTTCTTAACGCCATCGAATCCGCCCTTGCCCAGGATTATCCGCACTTTGAGGTCATAGTGGTCGATGATGGGAGCGAGGATGACACCTTTGAGGTTGCCTCATCTGTCAAAAACGCCAGGTTGAAGGTTTACAGGGTGGAGCACGGTGGAAAGGCGAGGGCTTTGAACTTCGGTCTCTCGAAGGCTTCCGGCGAGGTTATAGTGACGACCGACGCCGACAGCCGTCTCGAACCCGATGCGGTTAAGGAGCTTGTGGGACGCTTCTACTCGGATGAAGTCCTCGGAGTTGGCGGCCAGGTTCGCGTCGCGGGAGGCTCTTTCCTTGAGATGGCGCAGGACGCTGAGCATCTGAGGATAGCGATGTTCCGCAGGGCCAAGGAGCTGGGCGACCTGAGCCTCGCCCCCGGCCCGATAGCTGCCTTCCGCAGGGAGGCCCTTGAGAGAATCGGCGGCTTCGTTGAGGACATCGTTGAGGACTACGCCACGACGAAGGCCGTTAAGGAGTTTGGGAAGGTTGTCTACGCTCCCCGCGCGAGGGTATGGACGAAGATGCCCAAGAGCCTTGCCGTCCTCTGGCGCCAGAGGAAGCGCTGGTTTCTCGGCGACCTGAAAAACCTCGGGGGAGGCTTCACGAAGGATTTGACCTTTCTGCTCCTCTCCGATGTTGTGGCGCTTTTAGATGTGATTGTTCCCCCGCTTCTCCTTCTCACCGGCTGGTTCGAGCTCTTCGCCCTCTGGTGGTTCTTCGAGACCTTCACGATGCTTTTACCGACCCTCTTCGAGGGAGGAAGGCTGATAAACGCGCTTCTGTTCCCGGTTATAGTCTGGTTCTGGGCGGCCTTTTACCTCACCCTTCACATCTACGGCTACCTCTCGGTGCTCCTCAGGAAGGTATGA